One Legionella hackeliae DNA segment encodes these proteins:
- a CDS encoding AcaB family transcriptional regulator — MKAEITLNLRTREVYKLFERKISGNRLFIDAILHKMNIAIGQNRKQNSMALKMLSEMEQQLNSITNEFVSEIRRFEGLLAKKKEFKGKQINFVVQFHPKIIVCNQLSIKLAELIEVYDQLMATLKLLRLTGCFETDQAYFIHMKQKQKLTNQSLSRIILG; from the coding sequence ATGAAAGCAGAAATTACCTTAAACCTTCGTACACGTGAAGTGTATAAATTATTTGAGAGAAAAATTAGTGGGAATAGGCTATTTATTGATGCTATTTTGCATAAGATGAATATTGCCATTGGGCAAAATCGTAAGCAAAATTCCATGGCTCTTAAGATGCTGAGCGAGATGGAACAACAACTCAATTCTATAACCAATGAATTTGTATCTGAAATTAGGCGATTTGAAGGATTGCTCGCTAAGAAAAAAGAATTTAAGGGCAAACAAATCAATTTTGTTGTGCAGTTTCATCCAAAGATTATTGTATGTAACCAACTAAGTATTAAATTAGCTGAATTGATCGAGGTTTATGACCAACTGATGGCAACTTTGAAATTACTTCGGCTTACAGGATGCTTCGAGACTGATCAGGCATATTTTATCCATATGAAACAAAAACAAAAGCTCACCAACCAATCGCTAAGCAGAATTATCTTGGGCTGA